The Prionailurus bengalensis isolate Pbe53 chromosome F2, Fcat_Pben_1.1_paternal_pri, whole genome shotgun sequence genomic interval TTGCCTCAGCTCAGggtgcagggcagggccactgggACTCAGGCCGGGGCAGGCGGAGGCCGGGGCCCAGGGCGGGGAGGCCCCGGCGTCCCACCCTGTGCGCTGGCAGGTGGCAGCTGAGTACAGGCTGGTGCACCAGACCATGGCCCAGCCACCTGTCCGCGACTACGTGCCCTTCCCCTGGACCACCCTGGTGCGTGTCAAGGCTGAGTACTTCCGCGCCCTGGCCCACTACCACGCGGCTGCGGTGCTCTGCGACAGCCCCCGTGAGTGCCCTGCCCCTCATGTGTGTGCCGGCAGAGGCCCCGGTGCGAAGGGGCTCACGGCCCTCTCTGATCCCCAGCAGCGGCCGAGGTGGACTGCCCAGCACTCTCACAGGCCTTCCTTGGGCTCCCAGCCACACCTGGGCCCCCGGGCGCCGCACCCCAGGAGCAGGAGGGGCGCAGGATGCTCGGTGAGGCAGCCTGGCGCGGAGGGGCTGGGGCCCGCTGAAGGGGGCGAGTGACCCGTCCTTCATGAGTCACCTCTTCCGGGCATGCCTGGTGTCTGGCAACTTGCCAAGCTGCCAACTTGCGTCCCCGAGGTCCCCTTGGCGGCCTTGTCCCAGGCAGGGCCTGAGCCAGGCGGGTAGCCCGGGCGGGTGGGGGCCCTCGTGGGAGGCAGCTCTTCCCCTGCCCGGCCTTCTGCACCTGGTAGCTCCTCCCCGAGCGGCCCGCGGGCCCTCAGGATGGACCAAAAGCCCTCAGCTGTGCTCCTTTGGCTGCGtccaggggtggggagagctggggTCCGGCCTGGGCCGGGCGAGCCCCACGGAGCGTGTGCCGGCTCGGTCCCGCGCAGGCAAGGCCCACCTGAAGCGTGCCATCCTGGGCCAAGAGGAGGCCCTGCGGCTGCACGCCGTGTGCCGTGCCCTGCGGAGCGTGGACCTACTGCAGGCCGTGCTGGCCCAGGCCCTGCGGCGCTCACTGGCCAGGTACTCGGAGCTCGACAGAGAGGATGACTTCTTGGAGGCCACGGAAGCTCCCGACATCCCACGTGAGCAGCCCAGCCCCTCGGACGGGCGTGTCCAGCCAGCAGGCGTCCGTGGGCCCAGGACCTGTGGCTGCCGTTGAGGCCACTCCACCTCCAGGGACCACGGAGCAGTGGGCCTTCAAAGGAGCCCACGCGGGCGCACCCCCTGCTCTCCCGCGCCTTGCCATCCCCGCAGTGGATTCCTGCCCCAGGGAGGCGGTGGCCTGGGAGACGGAACCATAGGCCAGCCCCCCAGCATCTCCTGCTTTACAGGGGCAGGCAGGCATGGCTGGAGAGCAGAGACACCCCGGAGccctctggggcggggggggggcagccagGTCCCCGAGGTCTGCAGAGGGGCCAGTGTGCGTACGGCAGGCCGCACTCGGGCCGCCCGCTCTGCTCTGGCTGCCTCCCAGGGGCCTAGGGTCCTTGAGCCTCAGGCCTAGTTCTGTTTTCCCTTGAACTCTGTCGTTTCAGCTAAAACACAGCAGAAGCCAGAGATCAGGGCACCCAGCTTCTCCAGGGTGAAGGTGACCGATATCTTCCACCGGCTGGTGAGCACCCCTGCCAGGGTCACCCGTCCCCACCTCAGCACAGGCGGCCCAGCCCTGTCCTGGAGGAGGACTCTGGACAAGGCTGGTGGCctggccccgccctgccccacccctctgccACACCCGGTTTTTGACCCAAGATGTAGAGATCGAGGGGTGAGGGGTGCTGTGGTGGCCCGGCTGAGCCTCTGACGccccttcaccccacccccaggggcccctgtccGTGTTTTCAGCCAAGAACTGCTGGCGGCTGGTGGGGCCCGTCCACGTGACCCGGGGAGAGGCTGGCTTCGGCCTCACGTTGCGGGGAGATGCGCCCGTCCTCATCGCTGCTGTCATCCCCGGGGGCCCGGCCGCGGTGaggcccctgcccccccacccccccgccgggGCCGAGTCCCGGGGTTGAAGGGGGCAGGTGGGACTGTGGCCAGGGGTGGCGGGTGCCCCCGTGGGACTCAGGACCCCCCCCCCGTGTCCCTGCAGGCAGCTGGCCTGCGGGAGGGTGACTACATCGTGTCCTTGAACGGGCGGCCGTGCAAGTGGTGGAAGCACGCGGAGGTGGTGGCGCAGCTGAAGGGCGCGGGCGACGAGGGCGCGAGCCTGCAGGTGGTCACGCTGCTGCCCAGGGCGGAGCCACCCAGCGCGGTGAGCCCCGGGGGCCCCGGGAGGGCCTTCCCCCGGGCCCCGGCACGCCCCGCGACTGCGAGGGCGTCGGAGAGAGGAGCTTGCGCGCGGGCGAGCCTCACTGGCGTGGCCTTCTGGGCAGCGGCCGTCTGTGCCGTGGTCTCCACCTGGCGGCGAGTCCCTGCCCTGGGCGAGGCCGCAGCCCTCGCCGCGGTGGGCCTCCGTGTGCCCACACTCCTGGGGACCTCGGGCAGGGGCGGCGCTGCAGGAGCCGTTTCAggatccccacccccagcatggcACCCCTGCGGGGCGCTGCTGCCCTGTTGCCCTTACAGAACCCCCAGCTTGCCCCTGACGCACCAGCCACCGCCTCCCGGGTCACACCCTGCAGCCTGGCCACAGGCAGGCCAGGCCCAGGGAGCCAACCGTTACCCATTTCTGTCCCGATTGCAGGGGGAGCACCGGCCGGCCCTGGGGGCGCTTCTGAGGGGCCAGAAGGAGTGTGGGCGGGGGCCACCAGCTCCTGGGCgagccagccccaggcccctcctTGGCTGGAGCCGCAAGGCCAAGAGGGGCAAGACCAGAGGGAGGCTGTCCCCACACCCCTGAGCTGTGTGccgccctccccctcctgcccaggGTGGTGGCGAGGGGCCAGCTCCCCCCACGGCCCTCTCCATCCTGAAGGACTTTCGGGCCAGTTTGCTGCCCCACCTGGTGCCCAGAGCTGCCCATTAAAGACCGAGTCAGATGAGGTGTCTGAGCCTGGTGCTGGGCGCTGGACCCACACGTGGGAGGCATCATGGTTGCTCTGCGCACAGAGTCCCAGGTGCCAGAATGCGGCCCCTGGGCTGCCCGGTCCTCACACATGCCCCACGTCCCCACCTGAGTAGGGCAGCGTCCCAGGCCAAGGGAGCCGTCCAGCTGCTTCTTGGAGTCGGGCCGGGCAGGCTGTGGCCCACATCCTCACTCGCCCTTCGCCTCTGCCCCTCAACGATCCACATCCTGTCCACACCCTACCTTCGGGCCAGGTCAGCCTCACGCCGAGCTTGCGTTCCTGACCCCTTCCGAGGACCCCACCACTGACCCAGCCCACCTGGCACCCCACAGGCCTGCCCTCGGGCCAGTGTCCCAGCCAGTCCCACCCCCGCAACACCTTTCCTTGATCCCTCTACTTCCGTTCTTGCTGTCCCCTCCCCGTGCCCCACACTCCAGGCATAGATCCCAAACCGGCCCTGCGGCTGCCTCTCACGTGCTTCTCCAGGGGCCGGGCCtggccctccacccccacacccgCCCGCCCCGCTCAGTTCTGCCAAGCTCCGAGGGGGGCTGGTTTGGACTTGGCCCTGAAGGGAGGGCCGGGGGCGGCAGGCGCGGAGCAGCCACTTGGCGCGGCCGCAGGGTGGGCGTGGGGGTCGGGGCGGCCGGGAGTGCGCATGGCCACCAGGGGGCGGCCGCCGCCCGCTCGAGCAGCCTCTGCAGGCAGGACTCGGCTGCGGGAGGTCTACCTGCAGGCCAGGACCGCCCCCTCCTTGCTGGCACCGCCCCGCCCCTGGGCGGGAGTGGCCGAGTCCCGGTCCCCACTGGCCTCGCCTCCCTCCTGCTGTCGTGTTACCGTCAGGGTGGGGGCCGGCGTGAATAGGCAGGTGGCCTTGAGGGCGAATAGGCAGGTGGCCTCGAAGACCTCATGGTCGGGGAGGGCGGCCCCACCAGCCTGAGCCTGGGCTGAGAGCGGCCAGGTGTGTCCCTGCTGACCCGCCTGCCCCTCCTGGGAGAACGCCCCTCTCAGCAGAACCAGCCAAGGTCACCTCGGCGCTTACTAATTTGATTAATAAAATTGTGCTTCAAGGAGGCCATTACCCGCTAATCAGGGATGACAGGGCTGGCAGGTCTCGTCCAGGAGGGCGCTGCGactccccctgcctctggccgCCAAGCTGGACCCAAGAGGGGCGCACGGGCTGGGGGCCAGAAGCTGCCGCTGGCCTCTTGCgccaggctggtggggagggggcgccctTCCCAAAGactgcacccctgcccccccaggGACAGCCTGCCGTCTCTGCCCTCCAGCGCCCTGTGCCCGGGGGTTCCTCGGCTGGAGGCAGGGGTGGCTGGGAGcaggctccctctccctcagaggcgggtgggggtgagggagctctgGGGCATCTCTGAGGCCTGGCTGGCAAGGTGCTCCTCCCTGGTCGGCCGTCCTACAGTCGAGTTCCAGGCTGCAGGGCGCAGGCTGGGCCCAGTGCTAACccctgggccaggcagggctagACAGGGAGGGGGCCTCACCTCTCCGGGCAGCGGCCAGCCCCTTTTCCACGTGGGAAAGCAGGTGTTGAGCGAGGTACAGACCAGCTCGAGTCGCACAGGGCCAGCTAGGAGGCTCAGCCGCACGTTCCAGCCACTTGAGAGGCCCACCCTGTGTCCACCCACACCTTGCCGGTTCGCCTCTGCCTCCTGGCACACAGGAACGGACCTCCCTGTCCTGTTTCCCCGGCATGTCCTTAGTCCAGCTAGGCAGCTGAGCTGGAAGCAGGCGGAGTCCCAGGCCTGCTCTAGGAGCCCTTGCGAATGAGGTCACGGACCTAGCAGAAGCTTCAGCTCGGCCCCGATGGTCAGTCATGGCCTGCACCCCGGGACCCCGGCGGCTCAGGGCCGTGTCAGCCGGGGAGCTACACCGGGAGGCCCGGGCCTTTGCTGCgtgtgctgggggggggagggtcacgCCCACAAGAGCCACCTCAACCGAGGCCTTTCTCAGGTGGCGGTGGCTGTGCCGGTTGGGCCACGTGCCTGTGTGAGGACAGCGTGTGCCTGCCTGGCCCATCCACTGCTCTGACGTGTGTGAGGAGCCTAGTGTcttcccaccctcctgccccacaCCGGTCATCCAGCGTCgctcctgccctctgcctgcGCTCCCCGGCCTCCCCAGTCCGGCTGGAACCTCGTCGGCCTTCCTCGATACGGCCCCCCCTCTGGGCTCTAGCTCCCTTTCTGGCTTGACCACGTCACCTGTGTCTGCGTCACAGATGGGCCGCAGGCCAAAGACCACAGCAGCTCACCCCCGAGTCCCAGAATACCTGGGAAGGCTGGGCGACCTGGTGTGAGGGTCCCACAcgtgtgcccccacccccgcctgggGGGAGGGTCAGCACCCAGGAGCTGCCGTGCCCCTggctcctggcacagagcagggcccGTGGGGAGCAAGCGCGTGTGCAGCGGCTCGGAGATGCGTGCGTAAGGGTGTCCGGTGTGCGCCCGCGGCCCACGCAGGAACATCTCATTTTCCAGAGCAGTCCCCCCTGGGCGGGGAGGTCGGGGGTGAGTGCGCGCCTCGATCCTTTTTGCTTTGCCAACAGAAAACTGCCGAGAGGGGAAAGGCAAACTCTGTTTCGCTTGGGTCAGCAGTGAGCTGCGCGGAGATTAATGTGAGGAGAGGCTGGCGGAAGGGAGCCCTGGAGGCGTGGGAGGCGCAGGCTGGGAtggatgaggggtgggggtgggggcccagcgGTCCACAGGGgagagctgggggcagagggcaggggcgaGCGCCATGGGATGGGGGGCCCGTTGCCCTCTGCTCCCTTGTCCCTCCCCGGTCGCTCTCCTCCAGCTCCTGTCCCACCTCGCCCCCCACCAGCTCAGCCTCAGCGTAGGCTCCTCCGCAGTAGCCTCGGTCTACTCCTGATCCCCTAAGAGGTGGGGGTGGCCCAGGAGCCTCCCAAGCTGCACCCGCATCGGTGCCACAGCCCAGCGTAAAGGAACCCCACTATGAGTCCCACTGGCTCCTGAGCCCGGGGCTGAGGCTACAGGAGGCAGCACTCCAGGAACCCTCCGTCGGTTCACAAGGCAGTCAGATGCCCTGACCTCACATAGCTACGTGGGGATGGCTGGGTGGTCCCGGGGGCCCTGGCGATCCCGAAGCGGGGTATGTAGGCGGTGGTGAGCCAGAGAGGCAGCAGGGAGAGCTGAACTCCCGGCCCTGCCCTACGGGGGAGGCTGGCTTAGAGGTCCGAGGAGCCTCCAtggaggctggtggggagggTTCCAGAGCCCAGGAAGCCCAAGGCAGCTGTGCTCCTGGCTTCCCCAGGCGGGGCCTTTGCGGGACCTGTTGTCACTACGGCGGGTTCACCAGTGGACCCCAAAAGTACGTCCCCCCGGAACTTGTGAATGTGCCCTTGTTTGCAGAGTCTGCAGGGGTTCCTTGCAGGTGTAGTTAAGGATCTCTGGATTAGGTGATCGCGGTTACCCAGATGGGCCCCCTGGTGCGTGtgcctttgagagagagaagaggccatgGGGAGTTGGAGGCAGAGGCCGGAGGGCTGCGGCCACCAGCCAGAGAGGgtctggagccaccagaagctgggagggaCAAGGCAGGATCCCCCCCTGCAGACACTGACTGCAGACTGCTGGGCCCCGGCACTGGGGGAGAACAAGTGTGTTGTAAGTCTCCAGGTCTATGGTCACTTATTAGGGTGGCCACGGGAAGCCGTACAGCGACCTCACACACAGCCTcgtgtctctgggcctcagtgggTCCTTCTGCAGGATGGGACACGGCCCGGCAGGCATTCGGTTAGAGCGGTGGGCTCAGCCCAGGAGGAGCGCCCCCCCACCTGGAATGTCCACCCACCCCCGGATCCCGAGGCACTTTGAGTCCCGGGGCCTGAACGTCTGCATTTGGGACTGTCCAGCTGGAAACTGacgtccctccctgccccaccaccccacctcccGGGGCCTCAGAGCACACAGGCATGGCCCCCAGGTGGTGTCTCGCCACCTTGCAGACTGGGCCCCTGGAGGGTGCTTCCCGAGGTCTCAGCCCGGCGTCAGGGTCCAGCGGGGTGCGGGTGGGGAGCACCGGCTGGTCACCGCCCGGCGGGGTTCCTTCTGGCTGGGCGGTGGTGTTGGTCCGGGCTCAGCTCTGGAGGCTCCCGGGCCAACCCTGCCTCTTAGGGGATCAGGGGTAGACTGAGGCTGAGGCTGGCACAGAGGGGCCTGGGCTGAGCGGCTGGGGAGCGTGTGGGAAGCAGACACCGAGGACAAGGGAGAAGCCGAGGTCTTGAGAGCGGCCTCGGCCCAGGACTGTGGGGTCACCGGGCCTATGTAAAGCTCCATCAGGGCCTCAGAACAGCCCGGCCCAGCCCCCGGCTGCGTGTTTTAGGGAGTCTGAGGCCTGTGGGGCTGCCCGCGTTCGGCCCGGTGGCCCCCCACCATGGCCAGGTggtgcccccctccttttttcctccttagcCGCGGGGTCTATGCACTCACCTGCCTTGCCGGACAGTGTACCCCACCCGGCTCCCGTGCGGAGATGCAGACCCCTTTGGGACCACTGGGGGTGGAGCGGAGGTGCCCACGGGGCCCACGGCCCGGGGGGAGGGTCGAGGGCCGAGGCCAGCGCTCAGTGTGGCTCTCCGGGTGCTGGAGGAGCTGGGCTGGGGCCCGAAGGTGGAGCCCGCGGCCAGGGAGGCCCTGACTGGAACTGCTGGACGGGCTGCAGACGcgggagggcaggggggtggcCAGTGTGGGCAGAGGGGAGCCCCGGGGGGGTGGCTGAGGCTGCTGCCAGGCGGGAGCACGCGGAGGTGGTACGGGGGCTTCCAGGGGCCGACGTGAGTTTTGGCACGTCCACGTGGCCGCTAGCTAGAGGACGGAGGGTGGAGACGTGTCAGGAGAGGCTTGGGCCCCCCTGGGAGGCACCGGGTCAGTGCTGCCGTCCCAGCGGGCTGGGAGGGGCCCTGGCCGGGGAACACAACGTGTGCGGGCCAGAGAGTGTTGGGCTGTGCCCCTGCTGTCCACTGGGAGCCTCCGTTTCCCAGCCCGAGGAGGAAACAGGGTGGACGCCTGACTGTAGCCTCCCTGGGCGACCTCCAGCCCACTCCTGGCCGTCTGGGGCCATCTGCCTTGGTCAGCTCCCCTGCCTGGAGGGAGTAGGGCAGACCTGGCCCGTCCTGGGGGCAGAGAGACGCTTGGCAGTCCAGGAGGagtgagggcagggcagaggggacagtGACTCGCCCGAGTTCTCGCACCCCGTGCTCTGACCCTTTGGGGAAGAGCTCCTACCTCAGGGGCCGCTCCTATCTGCCCCCCCAGGAGCACATCCCTTCCAGAGAGGTGTCAGAAGCCATCGGTTCCATGCCTCCGACCCAAAGCACGCGTCACGTTGGTGATGGGGCACCAGAACCCCAGCCTGCCCCTTGTGAggctgttccccacccccagaccGGGTCGTCCCAGTTCCTCATACAAGCCCTGTCCCCTCctgtgctgctcctgctgctgagGACCCCACGCTCTCCCCTATCTTACCCCTCCAccttcccagcctctcctccagggagcctggaCCCTCAGCGGCACCTGAGCGTGagcccggggttggggggggggggagcacaggGGGGCCATTGAAgcggggcagggaaggagggggcgaGCCACCTAGCCGAAGCCTGCGTCCCCAGGGACACAGAGGGCGCCCCTCTCCCAGACTGCAGAGAAAGCAGCTCAGGGTGtgtcactgggcctcagtttccctgcctgaGCTCACGCTGGGATCAGGCTGTTGGGAGCTCTACTGGAGGGGGACGGTGCCCCTGAGAGTCCTGGACCCCTGGAGGGGGCGTATGGTGGCGGAGTCCCTCTTTGCGTCTTGGGAGGTCAGCCCACCCATCACGGCCCCCCAGGCCCGGCGTGAGGCTCCAGGCCCACATGGATCCCGCAGACAGTGTGGCGGGAGGATGGGGTCAGCCCCGGGGAGGTAAGGGGGGGCGTCTTCGCTGACCGGGTCCTCACACAGCCGTGTGGGCCGTGGCAGGGCCAGCAGGCTGGTCATTTAGAGAAGCAGAGTGGGGCAGGCATCTGCCATTCgccactgcctctcccctcctcccacgcCTCAAGAGTCGGTCCCAGAAGCATGGCTGAGGCCAAAGGGTCCCGGGGTCAGATACAGTTGGACTGTGATTCCAGGAGGTCAAGCGGGTTCGAGACCAGGTCAGTTTAAGGCAAGGACCACTAGTCCTGGACACAACAGAGCTGTTGGGCAtggcctggggtgggagggtcAACCGAAGCCCAGGGAGGGGTAGACTGGCTGGAGGCCCGGGGGACAGCTGGGGGCCCTCTGTGGAGGGTGGAGATGGCCATGGGGCCTAGGAGGGCAGGGCCCTGCTCTCAGGCCGCACAGGCCTGGCGGGTGGGAGGAGGCTGGACCAAAGTCCTGGGTGGGTCCCACTACAGCTCAGCTCCTCCGGAGTCAGGGGAAGCCAGCCCTTCCGGAAGCGGGATCCCACTGCCCCCAGTTCTCCCCGTCCccccacatactctctctctgcccggggggctgtgctgtcagcagccGCGGCCAAGGTCCACCCTGGGAGAGGGCCCTGCAGGGTGGCCGCAGCCCTGGGGGCCATACATAATGCAGTATTTACCTGGAGATGATTGGCGGCAGcccccccaccagcctcctcagctcccctgcctccccccaccccccactcctcgCCCAACGACGAGCCAGACGTGCATTAAGGCAAGAGTGACTTATCGAGCTGTCAGGAGGAGCGTTTTAAGACAGAATTATAGGGGAGAGGAAAAAGATTTTTACCAAATTAATGAAAAATCAATCTGGCCTCAAAAATCCATTAGCCTTCATAATGTGCCGGTTACAGGCTGAGCCGCACAATCCAATAGCAGCTGTTAAATACCGTGGCGCCCCCTCCCACCCGCCGTTCCTTACCCCGTGGTGTTTACCTCTGAGAGTGAcacctgccacccccacccccgggcgcCCAGGCTCGGCTGGTCCAGGCCTCTCGACCCCAGAGCCCCGCAGAGGACCCAGCCCTGGACACTGGCGGTGGGGTCAGCGTGGGTTCCCCCGACACACAGATGCAGGGGCCCTGAAGGTTGGGCACTGAGGGCGGTCCAGACGGGATGGGGGTTGCTGACCGGTGGTGTGCGGGTGGTGGTGGTGTCCACAGAGACTGGCCACGTGGGCCCAGGGGCCGGCTGTGTGATGGCCAGGGTGGTCAACGGGGACGCTGCACGGCCTGGAGCTTGTAGCCGCGAGGGGCGGCGTTGCTGGCTGTGGGTGCGGGCTGCGGTCATGCGGCCAGTAGCTGTGGGGACGGTGCCAAGCTGCCGATGGTCCAAGAGAAGGGACGGGCTCCCTGCAGAGGCAGGAAGGCCTCTGTTCCTCCCATGACACAGCTGGGCCGTAGGACCCTGGGAAGGTCTGCGCCGGAGGCCCCATGCCCCAGTAGCTCACACACAGCCTCGTGGGGGCGGGCAGGTCCAGGGCTCTGTCACCTCGTGGACGCCACAGGGACTGGGGAGGCTGGGACAGCAGGCAGGTCCCAGCTGACCCCAGACTCAGGCGCTGTGGAGAGGACTCCTTCCTCACCAAGAGGAAGGGGCCAGGCCCCAGAGTGAGCTGCTGCGACCCTctgtgcctgatgcagggcctgcaCCGGCCAGAGGCTGGATCGATTTTCCATTAAATTGGcaaatctctctttttctgctggaATCCTGCCTTAAAACCGTTGGCCTGACAGCAGATCTCTCAGcggccctccccctcccagggaGGCGAGGCCAGCTCCCCTCCTGTCCCGGGTCACCCACCTCCCTCGGGCCTGGGCTCAGGCGGGCAGGACCCCCAGGGAAGCCCAGGGCCCGGCGGGGCGGCCCCCTCGCCTGGGTCCCTCTCCTGGGGGCACCTTGCTCCGACCCCAGCCACACGGCCTGGGCTCTCCCGCTCCCGCCGGTCTGGAAATTTACAAGGAGTCTCTTCCCTGAAGCTCCTTGGGGGCTGCTCTCCGATTGTTCCTGGGTCTCTTCTCACCTCGTTCATTAGTTCTttcgtccattcattcattcattcatctgattCTCCTGGGCCTGCCCTACCGGGAACCAGCCCCCCAAATGAGGCCCAGTCCCGGCCGCTGGCCCCTGGCAGTGGGTGGGCTTCGGGGGCTGGCAGGTAAGAGGCAAGGCCCTTCAGGAAGGGCAGGAGTCCGGCCggggagaggcagggtggggCCACAGCTAAGGGGTGGTTTGGAGCAGGTGTGGTGGTAgcctgggggtgtgtgggggggaccgtgttaggggtgggggcaggtccCGGTCTGGACGGAGCCCAGGGAGGCTGTGGCAGCTGCAGGAGGCACACAGGCCCCCCACCTCACCTGCCGGCAGGGTTCCCTGCAGGAGGAGCCGGGAGGGGGGCTCACTCGGGGCTTCTCCCACCTGGTGGCTGTGAGGAGTCACACGGGACGGCGGGCCACCCAGCTCCCCAGCCCTGCAGGGCCCTGGCCAGTGGGGGAGTCTGCTCAGGGGGCTCTGGCCCAGGGCTCCTGCTGCCCTGCCCACCGCTCTCCCAGCCCTGCTGGAGCCAGACAGTCTCTGGGGTGGCGGGCTGTGGTTTTGTGGACCAAATCCCAATTCATTAGCGGCAAAGGTTGGGGCGGGAGGGTGGGTGTGGGCAGGGGGCCGAGGCCCTGTCTGCGGTTTTCCGGGTGGCCTGGCCGCCTGGCTCCAGAGGCTCCCAGACCCCACCAAGTGAACCTGCCTCCGATAATCAATCCAGTGACTGACACGCGCCAACCATAAATCACTCAGGCTGGCGGAGGGCGGACAGGCCGAGAGGGGGCCCGGGTGGGGGCCGGCCCAAGGTGACCTGAGCCTGGTGCCACCTCTGAGGGGCACCCAGGAGCTGTGGGGGCCCAGGCCACAGCCCtaccctttctctgtctctgggtctgtcctccttccctgcccctgctcctccccctcctggccTGTTGCTTTGTCTCCTGGGTGCCACCTTCCCCTCAGGCTGCCCTGGGGGCTtctgtctctgctgcttccctgtACTTTCTCATATCTGAGACGGTCTCGGGTGCCCTCAGCCCCGTGCAGAAGGGACTCAGCCCTTTCAGGCCAGGGAGCCCCTCAGAATAGGCCACCAGTGTGCCCGTTAAGGTGCGGGGGTCATAGCCCAGTCCCTTGCCTGGTGTGAGGGTCCCCCTCCCAACAGAGACAGTGCTCCAGGAGCACCCTAGGACTGTGCATCAGGGACCCCCTGGGGCTCAGGGTGGACCCAGAAGAActcagtgggggcagggaggggcgttCATCTCCACATTTGCACTCACCCCCCGACGATGCTGCGCAGGCGGCCCCCCACTTCCTTCAGGTCCCAGACAGGCCAGCGTCCATCAGATCAATGGCCAGGCACATCCTGAGCCCGGGGCGGATCTGCTGACCCAGGCCAGCCTGCCCCATCCTGTCCCCGCCTCATCAATAGCGGATCATCCTGCGTGCTGTCCTCAGCCCCCCAGGGAGCCTCGGCAGGACAGTGGCTGGGCCCTGCAGCCACGAGGGGGCACAAGCCCGAGAGCAGAGCCAGCGGGCAGCTGGAGGCTCCCCGGCCTCACCACCCCACCATCTCCCAGGGGGTCTCCAAGGCCCCCACAGGGTAGCCCCCCAAGGCTACCTGGGGCCTCCAACAGGCCTCACTCCCAGGACTCCTGCATTCCCTTTGGGACAGCTGACC includes:
- the RHPN1 gene encoding rhophilin-1 isoform X1, translating into MIPEERTDDPGSGEESARLQPAGSVRKGRDPLAQTPRGRLQSRRAQVHQQINKELRMRTGAENLYRATSNAWVRETVALELSYVNSSLQLLKEELEELNGSAEVDRPEGEGVSVPMIPLGLKETKELDWSTPLRELISGHFGEDSASYEAEIRELEDLRQAIRTPSRGEAGLELLMAYYNQLCFLDARFIAPTRNLGLMFQWYDSLTGVPAQQRALAFEKGSVLFNIGALYTQIGARQDRSCPEGTRRAIEAFQRAAGAFSLLRENFSRAPSPDMSPASLSMLERLMTAQAQECIFEGLLLPSTEAPQGCLAQLRLAQEAAQVAAEYRLVHQTMAQPPVRDYVPFPWTTLVRVKAEYFRALAHYHAAAVLCDSPPAAEVDCPALSQAFLGLPATPGPPGAAPQEQEGRRMLGKAHLKRAILGQEEALRLHAVCRALRSVDLLQAVLAQALRRSLARYSELDREDDFLEATEAPDIPPKTQQKPEIRAPSFSRVKVTDIFHRLGPLSVFSAKNCWRLVGPVHVTRGEAGFGLTLRGDAPVLIAAVIPGGPAAAAGLREGDYIVSLNGRPCKWWKHAEVVAQLKGAGDEGASLQVVTLLPRAEPPSAGEHRPALGALLRGQKECGRGPPAPGRASPRPLLGWSRKAKRGKTRGRLSPHP
- the RHPN1 gene encoding rhophilin-1 isoform X2 translates to MIPEERTDDPGSGEESARLQPAGSVRKGRDPLAQTPRGRLQSRRAQVHQQINKELRMRTGAENLYRATSNAWVRETVALELSYVNSSLQLLKEELEELNGSAEVDRPEGEGVSVPMIPLGLKETKELDWSTPLRELISGHFGEDSASYEAEIRELEDLRQAIRTPSRGEAGLELLMAYYNQLCFLDARFIAPTRNLGLMFQWYDSLTGVPAQQRALAFEKGSVLFNIGALYTQIGARQDRSCPEGTRRAIEAFQRAAGAFSLLRENFSRAPSPDMSPASLSMLERLMTAQAQECIFEGLLLPSTEAPQGCLAQLRLAQEAAQVAAEYRLVHQTMAQPPVRDYVPFPWTTLVRVKAEYFRALAHYHAAAVLCDSPPAEVDCPALSQAFLGLPATPGPPGAAPQEQEGRRMLGKAHLKRAILGQEEALRLHAVCRALRSVDLLQAVLAQALRRSLARYSELDREDDFLEATEAPDIPPKTQQKPEIRAPSFSRVKVTDIFHRLGPLSVFSAKNCWRLVGPVHVTRGEAGFGLTLRGDAPVLIAAVIPGGPAAAAGLREGDYIVSLNGRPCKWWKHAEVVAQLKGAGDEGASLQVVTLLPRAEPPSAGEHRPALGALLRGQKECGRGPPAPGRASPRPLLGWSRKAKRGKTRGRLSPHP